The genome window TGACACGGGCGACACGGCGACTCCGAAGTCCTCGGCGACCCCGAAGCCCTCGACGACCCCGTCCGCGAGCGACACGGCGAAGGCGAAGACGAAGGCCGCCGCGGCCGCCGCGGCCGACGCCCCCGCCGCCACGCCGAGTGCCTCGCCCACACCCACGAAGTCGAGGAACCCGCTCGACCCGCTGGGCGTCGGCGACGCACTCAAGGACCTCTTCGACGGACCGGACAAGGAGACGGCGAGCCCGTCCCCGAGCGCGAGCACCGCGTCCCCGAAGCCGTCGCGGACCGACACCGCCGAGAAGCCCGCCGAGAAGCCCGCCGAGAAGGCCACGGACGCCGCGAAGGAGACGGCCGACAAGACCGCCGCCGCCATCCGTGAAGCCGCGGGCAGGGCCGGCAAGTCGGTCAAGGAGCTCGACGACAGCGCCAAGGGGCTCGACGCCAAGAAGGACGAGGACATCCCGGACGGCGCCAAGGAGCGCTTCCCGTGTCCGACCGCCGACCCCGAGGCGCTGGCCGCGGCCGATCTGGAGACGGGCGTCCCGCTCCTCCCGACCGACCCGTGGATCCTGGAGAGCTCGATGCTCACCCTCAACGGGCTCGACTACAAGGGCATCGTCGAGGTGAAGACGTACGACGGCACCGTCAAGAAGGTGCTGAAGTTCACCGCGAGCTCCATCGACATCGACAACCTCCACCAGAAGACGGTCGGTCCGGCCGGTACGACGGCCCATGTCGAGGCGCGGAAGGGCTCCAGGTCCACCATCCGCAACGGCACGGTGACGATGTACACGGAGGAGCTGAAAGGCAACCTCTTCGGCCTCATCCCGGTCACGTTCAGCCCGGAGACACCGCCTCCGCTGAACGTACCCTTCGCCTTCTTCACCAAGGTCAAGGTGACCCAGGCCGGCCAGTTCGGCGGCTCGCTCAAGGTCCCCGGGCTGCACAACTACTTCACCGGCGGCAACAACTAGGGCCTGTCCGGGAGCCGCACAGGGCTGTGGGCCGCACTCCCCGGGGAGTGCGGCCCACAGTCGTGCTCACGGGTGGACGCGTCAGTCGCGCGCGCCGCCGCCGACGTGGTGCACCCGCACCATGTTGGTCGTGCCCGGGATGCCGGGGGGCGAGCCGGCCGTGATGACCATGGTGTCGCCCTCGTTGTAGCGGCCCAGCTTCAGCAGCTCGCCGTCGACCAGGTCGACCATCGCGTCCGTGTTGTCCACGTGCGGCACGACGTGGGCCTCGACGCCCCAGCTCAGCGCGAGCTGGTTGCGGGTCGACTCGTCCGTGGTGAAGGCCAGGATGGGCTGCGCCGCGCGGTAGCGGGAGAGCCGGCGGGCCGTGTCACCGGACTTGGTGAAGGCGACCAGCGCCCTGCCGTTCAGGAAGTCCGCGATCTCGCAGGCCGCACGGGCCACCGAACCGCCCTGGGTACGGGGCTTCTTGCCCGGCACCAGCGGCTGGAGTCCCTTGGCGAGCAGCTCCTCCTCGGCGGCGACGACGATCTTCGACATCGTCTTGACCGTCTCGATCGGGTACGCGCCCACGCTGGACTCGGCCGACAGCATGACCGCGTCCGCGCCGTCCAGGATCGCGTTGGCGACGTCGGACGCCTCGGCGCGCGTCGGCCGCGAGTTGGTGATCATCGACTCCATCATCTGGGTCGCGACGATCACCGGCTTGGCGTTCCGCCGGCAGAGCTCCACCAGGCGCTTCTGCACCATCGGGACCTTCTCCAGGGGATACTCGACGGCCAGGTCGCCGCGGGCGACCATCACACCGTCGAACGCCATGACGACGCCCTCCATGTGCTCGACGGCCTGTGGCTTCTCGACCTTGGCGATGACGGGGACCCGGCGGCCCTCCTCGTCCATCACCTTGTGGACGTCCTTGACGTCATCGGCGTCCCGCACGAAGGAGAGCGCCACCAGGTCGCAGCCCATCCGCAGGGCGAACCGCAGGTCGTCGACGTCCTTCTCGGACAGGGCCGGGACGTTGACCGCCGCGCCGGGGAGGTTGATGCCCTTGTGGTCGGAGATGACACCGCCCTCGATGACGATGGTCTTCACCCGGGGGCCCTCGACCGCGACGACCTTCAGCTCGACGTTGCCGTCGTTGATCAGGATCGGGTCGCCCTTGGCGACGTCGCCGGGCAGACCCTTGTAGGTCGTGCCGCAGATCGACTTGTCGCCGGGGACGTCCTCCGCGGTGATGGTGAACTCGTCCCCGCGGACCAGCTCGACGGGGCCCTCGGCGAACTTCGCCAGGCGGATCTTCGGGCCCTGGAGGTCGGCGAGCACGCCGATCGCACGGCCGGTCTCGGCGGCGGCCTTGCGGACCCGGTCGTAACGGCCCTGGTGCTCCTCGTGGCTGCCGTGACTGAAGTTGAATCGGGCCACGCTCATGCCGGCCTCGATCAGAGCGACGAGCTGCTCATGGGAGTCGACGGCGGGACCGAGTGTGCAGACGATTTTGGAACGGCGCATGAGGCGGATCCTATCGGTTTGTTTCGCTACGGAATATTCCGTCTGGCGGAAGGTACAAAGGGGCGCGGGGGTGCTCAGTTGTGGGCTTGTCCGACGAGGCCGCGGGCCTGTCCGACGAGCGCGAAGGTCTGGACGGCGATCTCCAGTTCCTCGTCCGTCGGCACCACGGCGACCGCGACCCGCGCGTAGTCCGGCGAGATCAGCCGGGGCTCGTCGGACCGCACGTCGTTCAGGTCCGCGTCCACCGCCAGGCCGAGCTCTTCGAGACCGGCGACGGCAGCCTCCCGCACCGGTGCCGAGTTCTCCCCGACCCCCGCCGTGAACACCACGGCATCCACCCGGCCGAGGACCGCCGAATAGGCGCCGATGTACTTCTTCAGCCGGTGCACATAGATGTCGAACGCCAGCGCCGCGCGCTCGTCGCCCTCGTCGATCCGGCGCCGGATCTCCCGCATGTCGTTGTCGCCGCAGAGGCCGACCAGGCCGCTCTTCTTGTTGAGCAGCGCGTCGATCTCGTCCGCCGACATCCCCGCGACGCGCATGAGGTGGAAGGTGACGGCCGGATCGATGTCCCCGGAGCGGGTGCCCATCACCAGCCCCTCCAAGGGGGTCAGCCCCATCGAGGTCTCCACGCACCGGCCACCGGCCACCGCCGAGGCCGAGGCGCCGTTGCCCAGGTGCAGCACGATGACGTTGACCTCCTCGGGGGTGCGTCCCAGCAGCTCGGCGGTCTTGCGGGAGACGTACGCGTGCGAGGTGCCGTGGAATCCGTAGCGCCGGATGCGGTGCGCGTCGGCGGTCTCCGTGTCGATCGCGTACCGCGCCGCGTACTCCGGCATCGTCGTGTGGAAGGCCGTGTCGAAGACCGCCACCTGCGGAAGGTCCGGTCGCAGGGCCCGAGCGGTGCGGATGCCGGTGACGTTCGCCGGATTGTGCAGCGGGGCCACCGGGACCAGGCGCTCGATCTCCTTCAGCACCTCGTCGTCGATCACCACGGGCTCGGTGAACCGCAGCCCGCCGTGCACCACCCGGTGGCCGATCGCCGCGAGCTGCGGGGAGTCCAGTCCGAGCCCGTCGGCCGCCAGCTCCTGTGCCGCCGCCTTCAGCGCCGCCTCGTGATCGGCGATCGGGCCGGTGCGTTCGCGCCG of Streptomyces sp. NBC_01363 contains these proteins:
- the pyk gene encoding pyruvate kinase — translated: MRRSKIVCTLGPAVDSHEQLVALIEAGMSVARFNFSHGSHEEHQGRYDRVRKAAAETGRAIGVLADLQGPKIRLAKFAEGPVELVRGDEFTITAEDVPGDKSICGTTYKGLPGDVAKGDPILINDGNVELKVVAVEGPRVKTIVIEGGVISDHKGINLPGAAVNVPALSEKDVDDLRFALRMGCDLVALSFVRDADDVKDVHKVMDEEGRRVPVIAKVEKPQAVEHMEGVVMAFDGVMVARGDLAVEYPLEKVPMVQKRLVELCRRNAKPVIVATQMMESMITNSRPTRAEASDVANAILDGADAVMLSAESSVGAYPIETVKTMSKIVVAAEEELLAKGLQPLVPGKKPRTQGGSVARAACEIADFLNGRALVAFTKSGDTARRLSRYRAAQPILAFTTDESTRNQLALSWGVEAHVVPHVDNTDAMVDLVDGELLKLGRYNEGDTMVITAGSPPGIPGTTNMVRVHHVGGGARD
- a CDS encoding acetate kinase; amino-acid sequence: MTVPTTEGSAATGAYRVLVLNSGSSSVKYQLLDMSDRTRLAVGLVERIGEETSRLVHTSLVGGGAERRERTGPIADHEAALKAAAQELAADGLGLDSPQLAAIGHRVVHGGLRFTEPVVIDDEVLKEIERLVPVAPLHNPANVTGIRTARALRPDLPQVAVFDTAFHTTMPEYAARYAIDTETADAHRIRRYGFHGTSHAYVSRKTAELLGRTPEEVNVIVLHLGNGASASAVAGGRCVETSMGLTPLEGLVMGTRSGDIDPAVTFHLMRVAGMSADEIDALLNKKSGLVGLCGDNDMREIRRRIDEGDERAALAFDIYVHRLKKYIGAYSAVLGRVDAVVFTAGVGENSAPVREAAVAGLEELGLAVDADLNDVRSDEPRLISPDYARVAVAVVPTDEELEIAVQTFALVGQARGLVGQAHN